From Musa acuminata AAA Group cultivar baxijiao chromosome BXJ3-8, Cavendish_Baxijiao_AAA, whole genome shotgun sequence, one genomic window encodes:
- the LOC103993435 gene encoding zinc finger CCCH domain-containing protein 53 isoform X2: MDAFEATQVVFSRIQSLDPENAAKVMGLLLIQDHGEELIRLAFGPDALLQSVVLKARKELGLLPPATSPSAAASAAPYASLLGRQGFSARFFGGGAGPLAESSSPSWAPPSVFSRTNSNAGGAGDELQSSDELENASNPAPTQFYDGSGDGADLIDEFQLQDQLSFLNDGAATAAHGLQIGPKRDLFYQELDGNFRSPSSHGENALFPYSGGWASAAGNHRRSCSATDNYLGSEAAGLGWKPCLYFARGYCKNGNSCRFLHGQPDDSNAAMAGGGTVDAALEQQCQELLLRSKSPRQLAASAFPYSPTGSVPASPSGTNKSMNFLVQQQSESQRAMAAATAAALMLGGNGSHKFMGRPWMMEKSDFATGMANPGSRQIYLTFPADSTFREEDVSNYFSIYGPVQDVRIPYQQKRMFGFVTFVYPETVKLILAKGNPHFVCNARVLVKPYKEKGKVPDKKQQQPQAERGDFPGCTTPTGLDTRDPFDFPQLGSRMMFNNSINQEALLKRKLEEQKQVAELQQAIELQNRRFMGLQVLDLKNRNHFNSIATTTTNNITSPIIATTQSNGGSSTSQEEPTCQNKNSNPVAAAAAVSVAAEPLQKAAQQSAVKSQKPDSVDKRESCDGEPTCKVADIGFQQSCSSVEHNLPDSPFASPTRASSSSSSSTFMGPAFSAALPAEENLVEAASLFGTGNNRLISSTLFPSTTTTLDMPSLNACFFHLPRLSSDQGAVGM, from the exons ATGGACGCCTTCGAGGCGACTCAGGTGGTATTCTCGCGGATTCAGAGCTTGGATCCGGAGAACGCCGCCAAGGTCATGGGGCTCTTGTTGATCCAGGACCACGGCGAGGAGTTGATAAGGCTGGCCTTTGGCCCCGACGCGCTTCTCCAGTCGGTGGTCCTCAAGGCCCGGAAGGAGCTCGGCCTCCTCCCGCCGGCCACTTCCCCGTCCGCCGCCGCCAGCGCCGCTCCTTACGCGTCCCTCCTCGGCCGGCAGGGTTTTTCTGCTCGGTTCTTCGGCGGCGGCGCTGGCCCCCTCGCCGAGAGCTCGTCCCCCTCGTGGGCTCCGCCCTCCGTCTTCTCCCGCACCAATAGCAACGCTGGTGGCGCCGGCGATGAGCTCCAGAGCTCGGATGAGCTCGAGAACGCGAGCAATCCGGCGCCGACGCAGTTCTATGACGGTAGTGGCGATGGAGCGGATCTTATAGACGAGTTCCAGCTACAGGATCAACTCTCCTTTTTGAACGATGGCGCAGCCACTGCCGCCCACGGCCTCCAGATCGGTCCAAAGAGGGACCTTTTTTACCAGGAGCTGGACGGGAACTTCCGAAGCCCGAGCAGCCACGGGGAAAACGCGCTCTTTCCTTACTCCGGTGGCTGGGCCTCTGCTGCAGGGAACCACCGCCGGAGCTGCTCGGCCACTGACAACTACCTCGGCTCGGAAGCTGCCGGGTTGGGGTGGAAGCCCTGCCTCTACTTTGCGAGAGGGTATTGCAAGAACGGGAACAGCTGCCGCTTTCTCCATGGGCAACCAGACGACTCCAACGCTGCCATGGCCGGCGGCGGCACGGTGGACGCCGCTCTTGAGCAGCAGTGCCAGGAATTGCTGTTGAGGTCTAAGAGCCCGAGGCAGTTAGCGGCGTCCGCCTTCCCTTACTCCCCCACAGGGTCGGTGCCGGCGTCGCCTTCAGGCACGAATAAAAGCATGAACTTTCTCGTCCAGCAGCAGAGTGAGAGTCAAAG GGCGATGGCAGCCGCGACGGCTGCAGCTCTTATGCTGGGAGGCAATGGGAGCCACAAGTTCATGGGGCGACCTTGGATGATGGAAAAGAGCGATTTTGCTACCGGCATGGCAAATCCTGGCTCAAGGCAGATCTACCTCACATTCCCAGCCGACAGCACCTTCAGGGAAGAAGACGTCTCCAATTACTTCAG CATCTACGGTCCGGTGCAAGACGTAAGGATCCCTTACCAGCAGAAGAGAATGTTTGGATTCGTGACCTTCGTCTACCCAGAGACAGTAAAGCTAATCTTGGCCAAAGGCAACCCCCATTTTGTCTGTAATGCTCGAGTTCTCGTCAAGCCTTACAAGGAGAAGGGCAAAGTCCCCGACAA AAAGCAGCAGCAACCGCAAGCTGAGAGAGGTGACTTCCCTGGGTGTACAACTCCTACTGGCTTGGACACCCGAGATCCCTTTGACTTCCCGCAACTTG GATCTAGGATGATGTTCAACAACAGCATCAACCAGGAGGCACTGCTGAAGAGGAAACTAGAGGAGCAGAAGCAAGTAGCAGAACTCCAACAAGCGATCGAGCTACAAAACCGGCGATTCATGGGCCTGCAGGTCCTCGACCTCAAGAACCGAAACCACTTCAATTCCATCGCTACCACGACCACCAACAATATTACCAGTCCTATCATTGCCACGACTCAATCTAATGGTGGAAGTAGCACTTCCCAGGAAGAACCAACATGCCAAA ATAAGAACTCGAATCCTGTTGCAGCAGCAGCTGCTGTTTCAGTGGCAGCAGAGCCACTGCAGAAGGCTGCTCAGCAGTCGGCAGTCAAATCACAGAAGCCTGATTCTGTTGATAAAAGAGAATCTTGTGACGGTGAGCCAACCTGCAAAGTTGCAGATATTGGCTTCCAACAAAG CTGCAGCAGCGTGGAGCATAACCTGCCGGATAGTCCCTTTGCATCACCCACgagagcttcttcttcttcttcttcttctaccttcATGGGACCCGCTTTCTCAGCTGCACTGCCTGCCGAAGAAAACCTAGTCGAAGCTGCTTCGCTCTTCGGTACTGGCAACAACCGACTCATCTCCTCCACCCTCTTCCCGTCCACCACCACCACGCTTGACATGCCATCCCTCAACGCCTGCTTCTTCCATTTGCCCAG GCTTTCATCTGACCAAGGAGCTGTAGGAATGTGA
- the LOC103993435 gene encoding zinc finger CCCH domain-containing protein 53 isoform X1, with amino-acid sequence MDAFEATQVVFSRIQSLDPENAAKVMGLLLIQDHGEELIRLAFGPDALLQSVVLKARKELGLLPPATSPSAAASAAPYASLLGRQGFSARFFGGGAGPLAESSSPSWAPPSVFSRTNSNAGGAGDELQSSDELENASNPAPTQFYDGSGDGADLIDEFQLQDQLSFLNDGAATAAHGLQIGPKRDLFYQELDGNFRSPSSHGENALFPYSGGWASAAGNHRRSCSATDNYLGSEAAGLGWKPCLYFARGYCKNGNSCRFLHGQPDDSNAAMAGGGTVDAALEQQCQELLLRSKSPRQLAASAFPYSPTGSVPASPSGTNKSMNFLVQQQSESQRAMAAATAAALMLGGNGSHKFMGRPWMMEKSDFATGMANPGSRQIYLTFPADSTFREEDVSNYFSIYGPVQDVRIPYQQKRMFGFVTFVYPETVKLILAKGNPHFVCNARVLVKPYKEKGKVPDKYRKQQQPQAERGDFPGCTTPTGLDTRDPFDFPQLGSRMMFNNSINQEALLKRKLEEQKQVAELQQAIELQNRRFMGLQVLDLKNRNHFNSIATTTTNNITSPIIATTQSNGGSSTSQEEPTCQNKNSNPVAAAAAVSVAAEPLQKAAQQSAVKSQKPDSVDKRESCDGEPTCKVADIGFQQSCSSVEHNLPDSPFASPTRASSSSSSSTFMGPAFSAALPAEENLVEAASLFGTGNNRLISSTLFPSTTTTLDMPSLNACFFHLPRLSSDQGAVGM; translated from the exons ATGGACGCCTTCGAGGCGACTCAGGTGGTATTCTCGCGGATTCAGAGCTTGGATCCGGAGAACGCCGCCAAGGTCATGGGGCTCTTGTTGATCCAGGACCACGGCGAGGAGTTGATAAGGCTGGCCTTTGGCCCCGACGCGCTTCTCCAGTCGGTGGTCCTCAAGGCCCGGAAGGAGCTCGGCCTCCTCCCGCCGGCCACTTCCCCGTCCGCCGCCGCCAGCGCCGCTCCTTACGCGTCCCTCCTCGGCCGGCAGGGTTTTTCTGCTCGGTTCTTCGGCGGCGGCGCTGGCCCCCTCGCCGAGAGCTCGTCCCCCTCGTGGGCTCCGCCCTCCGTCTTCTCCCGCACCAATAGCAACGCTGGTGGCGCCGGCGATGAGCTCCAGAGCTCGGATGAGCTCGAGAACGCGAGCAATCCGGCGCCGACGCAGTTCTATGACGGTAGTGGCGATGGAGCGGATCTTATAGACGAGTTCCAGCTACAGGATCAACTCTCCTTTTTGAACGATGGCGCAGCCACTGCCGCCCACGGCCTCCAGATCGGTCCAAAGAGGGACCTTTTTTACCAGGAGCTGGACGGGAACTTCCGAAGCCCGAGCAGCCACGGGGAAAACGCGCTCTTTCCTTACTCCGGTGGCTGGGCCTCTGCTGCAGGGAACCACCGCCGGAGCTGCTCGGCCACTGACAACTACCTCGGCTCGGAAGCTGCCGGGTTGGGGTGGAAGCCCTGCCTCTACTTTGCGAGAGGGTATTGCAAGAACGGGAACAGCTGCCGCTTTCTCCATGGGCAACCAGACGACTCCAACGCTGCCATGGCCGGCGGCGGCACGGTGGACGCCGCTCTTGAGCAGCAGTGCCAGGAATTGCTGTTGAGGTCTAAGAGCCCGAGGCAGTTAGCGGCGTCCGCCTTCCCTTACTCCCCCACAGGGTCGGTGCCGGCGTCGCCTTCAGGCACGAATAAAAGCATGAACTTTCTCGTCCAGCAGCAGAGTGAGAGTCAAAG GGCGATGGCAGCCGCGACGGCTGCAGCTCTTATGCTGGGAGGCAATGGGAGCCACAAGTTCATGGGGCGACCTTGGATGATGGAAAAGAGCGATTTTGCTACCGGCATGGCAAATCCTGGCTCAAGGCAGATCTACCTCACATTCCCAGCCGACAGCACCTTCAGGGAAGAAGACGTCTCCAATTACTTCAG CATCTACGGTCCGGTGCAAGACGTAAGGATCCCTTACCAGCAGAAGAGAATGTTTGGATTCGTGACCTTCGTCTACCCAGAGACAGTAAAGCTAATCTTGGCCAAAGGCAACCCCCATTTTGTCTGTAATGCTCGAGTTCTCGTCAAGCCTTACAAGGAGAAGGGCAAAGTCCCCGACAAGTACAG AAAGCAGCAGCAACCGCAAGCTGAGAGAGGTGACTTCCCTGGGTGTACAACTCCTACTGGCTTGGACACCCGAGATCCCTTTGACTTCCCGCAACTTG GATCTAGGATGATGTTCAACAACAGCATCAACCAGGAGGCACTGCTGAAGAGGAAACTAGAGGAGCAGAAGCAAGTAGCAGAACTCCAACAAGCGATCGAGCTACAAAACCGGCGATTCATGGGCCTGCAGGTCCTCGACCTCAAGAACCGAAACCACTTCAATTCCATCGCTACCACGACCACCAACAATATTACCAGTCCTATCATTGCCACGACTCAATCTAATGGTGGAAGTAGCACTTCCCAGGAAGAACCAACATGCCAAA ATAAGAACTCGAATCCTGTTGCAGCAGCAGCTGCTGTTTCAGTGGCAGCAGAGCCACTGCAGAAGGCTGCTCAGCAGTCGGCAGTCAAATCACAGAAGCCTGATTCTGTTGATAAAAGAGAATCTTGTGACGGTGAGCCAACCTGCAAAGTTGCAGATATTGGCTTCCAACAAAG CTGCAGCAGCGTGGAGCATAACCTGCCGGATAGTCCCTTTGCATCACCCACgagagcttcttcttcttcttcttcttctaccttcATGGGACCCGCTTTCTCAGCTGCACTGCCTGCCGAAGAAAACCTAGTCGAAGCTGCTTCGCTCTTCGGTACTGGCAACAACCGACTCATCTCCTCCACCCTCTTCCCGTCCACCACCACCACGCTTGACATGCCATCCCTCAACGCCTGCTTCTTCCATTTGCCCAG GCTTTCATCTGACCAAGGAGCTGTAGGAATGTGA
- the LOC135644894 gene encoding pentatricopeptide repeat-containing protein At2g22410, mitochondrial-like encodes MNLEVISFMVSSHFRWQPRQNIVNLPPMEAIKKLHSHLIVTGLYKHSSSPIFRVLISYALSPPHLTHARRVFEQVQEPNTFLWNTMIRGFARSEAPDDAILFYNLMRAQGVPQDHMSFPFALKACARISAVREGSTVHAHCLKLGFLSDVFVSNSLVHLYSVCGDISRASLVFEEMPARDLVSWNSLICGCSQHGRLRDALGLFEAMQAEGIKADKVTMVNVISACTHLGEWDLAESMVKYIEENSVEVDVYLGNTLIDYYGRRGLVNSAERIFNAMREQNMMTLNSMITTYAKAGDLVSARRIFDSMPERDLISWGSIITGCFQANHFSEALALFQQMQEAEVEPSEIVIVSVLSACAHLGALNLGKWIHNYIRKKKIRTDIYVGNSLIDMYSKCGCIMDAFEVFMEMKEKDTLSCNVIVFGLAANGYVNSALEVFTDMLREGFRPDDVTFLAVLNACARSGLVDKGLKYFESMKEVYGLEPQMKHYGCVVDLLSRSGELDKAYNFIKEMPMTPDLIIWRTLLRACHTHGNVDLAEIATEKLNELDPSNNGNYMLLSDTYSSGNRWNDSMKVRETMEYTDVQKIPGCSSIEVTNLADELTAAEMPLMVNKQGVPI; translated from the coding sequence ATGAACCTGGAGGTCATTTCATTCATGGTTTCCTCCCACTTCAGATGGCAACCGAGACAAAACATTGTAAACCTGCCGCCCATGGAAGCCATCAAAAAACTCCATTCCCACCTCATCGTCACAGGATTGTACAAGCACTCATCGTCCCCTATTTTCAGGGTCCTCATCTCCTATGCTCTCTCCCCGCCTCACTTGACCCACGCCCGTCGTGTCTTTGAACAAGTACAAGAACCCAACACTTTCCTCTGGAACACCATGATCCGAGGATTCGCCCGTAGTGAAGCGCCCGATGATGCCATCCTTTTCTACAACCTAATGCGAGCACAAGGCGTCCCGCAAGATCACATGTCCTTCCCTTTTGCACTAAAGGCCTGCGCACGGATCTCAGCTGTAAGAGAAGGAAGCACGGTGCACGCACATTGTCTCAAACTCGGGTTTCTGTCGGATGTTTTCGTTTCCAATTCGTTAGTTCATCTTTACTCGGTGTGCGGGGATATTAGTCGCGCAAGTTTGGTGTTTGAGGAAATGCCTGCGCGAGATTTGGTTTCCTGGAACTCATTGATCTGTGGGTGCAGCCAACACGGCCGCTTGAGGGACGCATTGGGTCTTTTTGAAGCGATGCAGGCGGAAGGTATCAAGGCCGATAAGGTGACCATGGTCAACGTCATTTCTGCTTGCACTCACTTGGGAGAGTGGGACTTGGCTGAATCCATGGTCAAGTATATAGAAGAGAACAGTGTAGAGGTGGATGTTTACCTGGGAAATACTTTAATTGACTATTACGGTAGGCGAGGTTTAGTAAATTCTGCTGAAAGGATATTTAATGCGATGAGAGAGCAGAATATGATGACTTTAAATTCTATGATTACAACTTATGCTAAGGCTGGGGATTTAGTTTCCGCTAGAAGAATCTTTGATAGCATGCCTGAGAGGGATTTGATATCTTGGGGTTCGATAATCACAGGGTGCTTCCAAGCAAACCATTTCTCAGAAGCTTTGGCACTATTTCAGCAGATGCAGGAGGCAGAGGTTGAACCAAGTGAAATTGTTATTGTCAGTGTGCTGTCAGCTTGTGCCCATCTTGGTGCACTCAACCTAGGTAAGTGGATCCACAACTACATTCGAAAGAAGAAAATCAGGACGGACATCTATGTCGGAAACTCTCTGATTGATATGTACTCAAAATGTGGATGTATAATGGATGCATTCGAAGTCTTCATGGAGATGAAAGAGAAGGATACATTGTCATGTAATGTCATTGTGTTTGGACTTGCTGCTAATGGTTATGTTAATAGTGCTCTAGAAGTATTTACTGATATGTTGAGAGAAGGATTCCGGCCTGACGATGTCACTTTCCTTGCCGTCTTGAATGCTTGTGCTCGCAGTGGATTGGTTGACAAGGGGCTCAAATATTTTGAGAGCATGAAGGAAGTTTATGGGTTGGAACCACAGATGAAGCACTATGGCTGTGTCGTTGATCTTCTTAGTCGTTCCGGTGAGTTGGATAAGGCTTACAATTTCATCAAGGAGATGCCAATGACCCCAGATCTAATCATATGGAGGACACTGCTTCGAGCTTGCCACACACATGGCAATGTGGATTTGGCCGAGATAGCCACAGAGAAGCTTAATGAATTGGATCCTAGTAACAATGGCAACTACATGCTTTTGTCCGACACCTATTCCAGTGGAAATAGATGGAATGACTCCATGAAAGTTAGAGAAACAATGGAGTATACCGATGTGCAGAAAATACCTGGTTGTAGCTCGATCGAAGTTACAAACTTGGCAGATGAGTTAACGGCTGCTGAAATGCCACTTATGGTGAATAAACAAGGTGTTCCTATCTGA